One part of the Podarcis muralis chromosome 3, rPodMur119.hap1.1, whole genome shotgun sequence genome encodes these proteins:
- the BLK gene encoding tyrosine-protein kinase Blk, with amino-acid sequence MGACGSKKTGRKERRNSIYKQKPLPSPRKKETPPPPPVKAKNFTIPANQSSDSDKHIVIAQYHFTTLSDRDLPLTVGEKFEVLCSDGDWWLAKSLTTGHKGYIPSNFVARVNSLEEEKWFFKGMSRKETERLLLAPGNVMGSFLIRESETNPGAFSLSIRDYTSQGDVIKHYQIRTLDHGGYYICPRTTFPTLQDLVKHYSSYEDGLCQLLRQPCISLVPQRPWTTDEWEIPRETLKLVKKLGAGQFGEVWMGYYKNNVKVAVKTLKEGSMAPDAFLAEANLMKRLQHSKLVRLHAVVTQQPIYIVTEYMANGCLLDFLKSEEGRKLTLPKLIDSSAQVAEGMAYIERMNSIHRDLRAANILVSETLCCKVADFGLARIIENEYLAKEGAKFPIKWTAPEAINYGVFTIKSDVWSFGVLLTEIITYGRCPYPAMTNPEVIQHLQKGYRMPRPENCPAELYTVMLKCWKNNPEERPTFEYLQSTLEDFYTATEAQYEAQPTSS; translated from the exons GTCAAGGCAAAGAACTTCACCATTCCTGCCAACCAGTCTTCTGACAGCG ATAAGCACATTGTCATAGCACAGTACCATTTCACTACGCTGAGTGACCGCGATCTGCCATTGACCGTAGGAGAGAAGTTTGAAGTCCTTTGCAG CGACGGGGACTGGTGGCTAGCAAAATCTCTTACCACAGGGCACAAAGGCTACATACCCAGCAATTTTGTGGCCCGTGTAAACAGCCTGGAAGAAGAAAA GTGGTTTTTTAAAGGCATGAGCAGAAAAGAGACCGAACGCCTCTTGCTGGCACCTGGCAATGTGATGGGGTCATTTCTGATCAGGGAAAGCGAAACTAATCCAG GGGCCTTTTCCCTTTCCATCAGGGACTACACATCTCAAGGGGATGTCATCAAACATTATCAAATCCGCACTCTGGACCATGGGGGATATTACATCtgcccaaggaccacattccctaCGCTGCAGGACCTTGTCAAACATTATTCTT CTTACGAAGATGGCTTGTGTCAGCTGCTACGGCAACCGTGCATCTCTCTGGTTCCACAAAGGCCGTGGACCACCGACGAATGGGAGATTCCTCGTGAAACGCTGAAACTTGTCAAGAAGCTGGGAGCAGGCCAGTTTGGAGAGGTTTGGATGG gttaTTACAAGAATAATGTGAAGGTGGCAGTGAAGACCCTGAAAGAAGGCAGCATGGCTCCAGATGCCTTCTTGGCCGAAGCCAACTTGATGAAGAGGCTTCAGCATAGCAAGCTGGTTCGTCTGCACGCCGTGGTCACCCAGCAGCCGATTTACATCGTAACGGAATACATGGCCAACG GCTGCTTGCTGGATTTCTTGAaatcagaggaaggaaggaagttgacTCTCCCCAAACTTATAGACTCCTCAGCCCAG GTCGCTGAAGGGATGGCGTACATTGAGAGAATGAACTCCATTCACAGGGACCTCAGGGCAGCCAACATCCTCGTCTCAGAGACCCTCTGTTGCAAAGTTGCAGACTTTGGCTTGGCTAGGATCATAGAGAATGAGTACCTCGCGAAAGAAG GTGCCAAATTTCCTATCAAATGGACAGCACCAGAAGCAATTAACTATGGAGTTTTCACAATCAAATCCGATGTCTGGTCTTTTGGAGTTCTCCTTACTGAAATCATCACCTATGGAAGGTGCCCCTATCCTG CTATGACCAATCCCGAAGTCATCCAACATCTACAGAAGGGTTACCGGATGCCCCGTCCGGAAAACTGTCCGGCTGAACTCTATACAGTCATGTTGAAATGCTGGAAAAATAATCCCGAAGAGAGACCCACGTTCGAATACCTCCAGTCCACCCTCGAGGACTTTTACACGGCCACGGAAGCGCAGTACGAAGCTCAGCCCACTTCTTCCTGA